One window from the genome of Pelodictyon luteolum DSM 273 encodes:
- a CDS encoding glycosyl transferase, which yields MKISAFTFIRNGTIYGFPFVESIRSVLSIVDEFVVNVGYGDDDTLERVHSIGDPKIRIIESRWNDKMQSGGYVYGQQKMIAQFNTSGDWAFYLEGDEVVHEDELQKIVDACRRHLNDDRVEALTFDYHHFYGNAQSVLDSPGWYRREARIIKNSVKSCAPDGLFWHVLADRGRVTRYPRAAHTGAHIYHYGWVRSEEEMNRKSENVQKYWSNSHKRIDYGEIDQQIIRPFTGAHPEVIREWLAKEQGLFQANPDHVLTKREKKHRLMLKLERALGLELSKKHFIAVK from the coding sequence TACGCTCGGTCCTCTCAATTGTCGACGAGTTTGTCGTGAACGTGGGTTATGGGGACGACGACACGCTCGAGAGGGTGCATTCGATAGGGGACCCGAAAATCCGCATCATCGAGTCAAGGTGGAACGATAAAATGCAGTCGGGCGGCTACGTCTACGGCCAGCAGAAGATGATTGCGCAGTTCAACACTTCTGGCGATTGGGCCTTTTACCTTGAGGGCGATGAAGTCGTGCATGAGGATGAGCTGCAGAAGATAGTTGACGCCTGCCGCCGCCATCTCAATGACGACAGGGTGGAGGCACTGACGTTTGATTACCACCATTTCTACGGCAACGCCCAGAGCGTGCTCGATTCTCCCGGTTGGTACCGGCGCGAGGCGCGCATCATCAAAAACTCTGTGAAGAGCTGTGCGCCTGACGGGCTTTTCTGGCATGTGCTGGCAGATCGGGGGAGGGTGACCCGCTACCCGCGGGCCGCCCATACCGGGGCGCACATCTACCACTACGGCTGGGTGCGGAGCGAGGAGGAGATGAACCGGAAGTCGGAGAATGTGCAGAAGTACTGGAGCAACAGCCATAAGCGCATCGACTACGGCGAAATCGACCAGCAGATTATCAGGCCGTTCACTGGCGCTCATCCGGAGGTGATCAGGGAGTGGTTGGCGAAGGAACAGGGACTGTTCCAAGCTAACCCCGACCACGTGCTGACGAAACGGGAGAAGAAGCATCGGCTCATGCTCAAGCTGGAGAGGGCGCTGGGGCTCGAGCTGAGCAAGAAACACTTTATTGCAGTGAAATGA
- the waaF gene encoding lipopolysaccharide heptosyltransferase II, protein MKSRSAILLPNWIGDLLLALSVVERLPARRRAETTLLVPKKMGGLVALLSELPQIAFDRADSAERSRTLESVQSAGFSAIYLLPYSFSSAWFAFQAGIPVRRGLSREMRGLLLTERLPGRLRDKSQHITKEYAEILQVPYREPEAWGGKAVPADERYRGVVVYCPGAAYGPAKRWPHFAELARLQAGERVVVLGTAADSDEARKIAAAAPGRVEDLTGKTSLVEAAGIMAAGKAVVSNDSGLMHLAGYVGTPLIGLFGSTSPGWTRPLGSRSVIMQSTEPCAPCFQRTCRYGHYRCQENLMSDAVASVVQELCG, encoded by the coding sequence ATGAAGAGCCGTTCCGCCATCCTCCTGCCGAACTGGATCGGGGATCTCCTGCTTGCCCTTTCCGTTGTCGAACGCCTACCGGCTCGGCGCCGGGCGGAAACAACCTTGCTCGTCCCGAAGAAGATGGGCGGGCTGGTAGCGCTCCTTTCCGAGTTGCCGCAGATTGCATTTGATCGGGCAGACAGTGCAGAGCGCAGCCGGACGCTTGAGTCCGTGCAGTCTGCGGGGTTTTCCGCTATTTACCTATTACCCTATTCCTTCTCATCGGCGTGGTTCGCTTTCCAGGCTGGCATTCCGGTTCGACGGGGGCTTTCGCGTGAGATGCGCGGGTTGCTTTTGACCGAGCGGCTTCCGGGCAGGCTCCGAGACAAGTCGCAGCACATCACGAAGGAGTATGCCGAGATCCTGCAGGTACCGTACCGCGAACCCGAAGCATGGGGCGGGAAAGCGGTGCCAGCCGATGAACGTTATCGCGGTGTGGTCGTTTACTGTCCCGGTGCCGCATACGGCCCAGCGAAACGCTGGCCCCATTTTGCCGAGCTGGCCCGATTGCAGGCAGGTGAAAGGGTCGTGGTTCTGGGTACTGCTGCCGACAGTGATGAGGCCCGTAAGATTGCCGCAGCAGCGCCTGGCCGGGTGGAAGACCTGACCGGGAAGACCTCTCTTGTGGAGGCGGCAGGAATCATGGCTGCAGGAAAAGCGGTGGTGTCGAACGATTCGGGGTTGATGCACCTCGCAGGGTACGTCGGTACGCCGCTCATTGGCCTGTTCGGTTCGACAAGCCCAGGCTGGACCCGTCCGCTCGGCAGCAGGAGCGTCATCATGCAGTCGACCGAACCATGTGCGCCTTGTTTCCAGCGGACCTGCCGGTACGGCCACTACCGGTGCCAGGAGAACCTTATGTCGGACGCTGTGGCATCAGTTGTTCAGGAGTTGTGCGGTTAG